From a region of the Castanea sativa cultivar Marrone di Chiusa Pesio chromosome 10, ASM4071231v1 genome:
- the LOC142611714 gene encoding flowering-promoting factor 1-like protein 2, with protein MAGVWNFGPNGVISLDQLPKGKKALLVHTETKQVVSSYTSLEQILRQLGWERYNGGDPDFLQFHKPPTIDLISLPRDFSRFGSVQMFDIVVKCPNTFHVKDV; from the coding sequence ATGGCTGGGGTTTGGAATTTCGGACCAAATGGTGTAATTAGCCTTGATCAACTTCCAAAAGGGAAAAAGGCTCTTTTGGTGCACACAGAAACTAAGCAAGTGGTATCATCTTACACTTCCCTTGAGCAAATCTTGAGGCAATTAGGGTGGGAAAGGTATAATGGAGGCGACCCTGACTTCTTGCAATTCCATAAGCCTCCCACCATCGACCTAATTTCTCTCCCTAGGGACTTCTCAAGGTTCGGCTCTGTTCAGATGTTCGACATTGTCGTTAAATGTCCCAATACCTTCCATGTCAAGGATGTGTAG